From the Cryptomeria japonica chromosome 2, Sugi_1.0, whole genome shotgun sequence genome, one window contains:
- the LOC131859381 gene encoding uncharacterized protein LOC131859381: MATISDIIGFSASVKRFMQRRRYKRLDKFKGERRRLRAIKLGGGKGRLLWKLRFVPKLKLSYTKLAQKFSAKSWLRKLRDSYVNMMSNPDQSRFKQTPKKTSVEEFNNKLITEIYKSVGVEVVILPRSATTVHRQLM, from the coding sequence ATGGCAACCATTTCGGATATAATTGGATTTTCTGCGTCTGTGAAGAGGTTTATGCAGAGACGAAGATACAAAAGGCTTGACAAGTTTAAAGGTGAAAGAAGGCGGTTAAGAGCAATTAAATTGGGCGGGGGCAAAGGAAGGTTACTTTGGAAGCTCAGATTTGTGCCAAAGTTGAAGCTTAGCTATACAAAACTTGCACAAAAGTTTTCTGCAAAGTCATGGCTTAGAAAGTTGAGAGATTCATATGTGAATATGATGTCGAATCCTGATCAATCCAGATTTAAACAGACACCCAAAAAGACGAGTGTTGAAGAATTCAACAATAAGTTGATTACTGAGATTTACAAGTCGGTGGGAGTAGAAGTTGTGATATTGCCACGCTCGGCTACCACAGTTCATCGTCAGTTAATGTGA
- the LOC131054284 gene encoding uncharacterized protein LOC131054284 — protein MGFSASVKRFMQRRRYKRLDKFNGQRRRLKAIKLGGRKGRLLWKLKFVPKLKFTYTKLAQKVSAKSLLRKLRDSYVNMMSNLDQWRFKQTPKNMGVEEFNNKLITEIYKSLGVQVMILPGSATAAHRQLM, from the coding sequence ATGGGATTTTCTGCGTCTGTGAAGAGGTTTATGCAGAGACGAAGATACAAAAGGCTTGACAAGTTTAACGGTCAAAGAAGGCGGTTAAAAGCAATTAAACTGGGCGGGCGTAAAGGAAGGTTACTTTGGAAGCTCAAATTTGTGCCAAAGTTGAAGTTTACCTATACTAAACTTGCACAAAAGGTTTCTGCAAAGTCATTGCTTAGAAAATTGAGAGATTCATATGTAAATATGATGTCGAATCTCGATCAATGGAGATTTAAACAGACACCAAAAAATATGGGTGTTGAAGAATTCAACAATAAGTTGATTACTGAGATTTACAAATCGCTGGGAGTACAAGTTATGATATTGCCAGGCTCGGCGACCGCAGCTCACCGTCAGTTAATGTAA